A genomic segment from Drosophila miranda strain MSH22 chromosome 3, D.miranda_PacBio2.1, whole genome shotgun sequence encodes:
- the LOC108159382 gene encoding uncharacterized protein LOC108159382, with protein MFWDRHRKQIGTRRHTDGMPVSGSSVEDNETELIEEGTSGTQLLLPTLSRTAMLLLDYTHFKSARTIQRHWRGFFSRKTLKKRNKAAITIQRWWRGFAVRKSYFKTVEKMLQNRLEMHYTKAATKIQALFRGWWIRHTVHDMQSLRHMQICAAEELLNCVAFKLHHLLRTYSIPGVYSLKNTTCLSRVEKLLVSLNFRFHNGRVRSYMAKRSADAQAERDNFRNNRHLTGVPYKGPNFQSLCPPHCEEALRLSKDMDRRMYKIIEMYDKAQRYSHAQKFHKKKAGNKRLKVLQEKLKLLEKNKRDFCGDVIASMRRWKILGGKRLSVDSNIFQKPENLEKFLHEISDLLEEIDSTPCHCKTPSLDEMVCH; from the exons ATGTTCTGGGACAGGCATCGGAAGCAAATCGGCACGCGGAGGCATACGGACGGCATGCCGGTCTCGGGAAGCTC GGTGGAAGACAATGAGACCGAGTTAATAGAGGAGGGTACCTCAGGCACACAACTGCTACTGCCAACGCTGTCGCG GACCGCGATGCTGTTGCTCGACTACACTCATTTCAAGTCTGCACGGACCATCCAGCGACACTGGCGAGGTTTCTTCAGTCGCAAAACACTGAAAAAACGCAACAAGGCAGCCATTACCATTCAGCGTTGGTGGCGAGGCTTTGCAGTGCGAAAGAGCTACTTCAAGACCGTGGAGAAGATGCTGCAGAATCGGCTCGAGATGCACTACACCAAGGCGGCCACCAAGATTCAGGCTTTGTTCCGCGGCTGGTGGATCCGTCACACGGTCCACGATATGCAAAGCCTGCGGCATATGCAAATCTGTGCGGCCGAGGAACTACTCAACTGTGTGGCCTTCAAGCTGCACCATTTGCTGCGCACCTACTCGATACCCGGCGTCTACTCGCTAAAGAACACAAC GTGTTTGTCGCGAGTGGAGAAGCTGCTGGTGAGTCTCAATTTTCGTTTCCACAACGGTCGGGTGCGATCGTACATGGCCAAACGGAGCGCTGATGCCCAGGCGGAGCGGGATAACTTCCGGAATAACAGACACCTGACGGGAGTTCCGTACAAAGGTCCCAACTTTCAGAGTCTCTGTCCGCCGCATTGCGAGGAGGCGTTGCGCCTGAGCAAGGACATGGACCGACGAATGTACAAGATCATTGAGATGTACGACAAGGCACAGAGGTATTCCCACGCCCAAAAgttccacaaaaaaaaagccgGAA ATAAGCGTCTCAAGGTCTTGCAGGAGAAATTGAAGTTACTCGAGAAGAACAAGCGGGACTTCTGTGGCGATGTCATTGCTAGCATGCGTCGCTGGAAGATATTGGGCGGCAAGCGGCTTTCAGTGGACAGTAATATCTTCCAGAAGCCCGAGAATCTGGAGAAGTTCCTCCACGAAATATCCGACCTTCTCGAAGAGATCGATAGCACGCCTTGCCATTGCAAAACACCCTCTCTAGACGAGATGGTTTGCCACTAA